The Streptomyces kanamyceticus genome window below encodes:
- a CDS encoding acyl-CoA desaturase: MHPSSSVDRTQTRPRDAASTAYDGSAPFPADDGPATARSGGERLYVAITGAIVALPFLALGLAVWLLWGSLIHPADVALALILYTVTGLGITVGFHRGLTHGGYTAARPVRIALAVAGSMSFQGDVIGWVATHRRHHAFTDRPGDPHSPYRYGTHLRGQLRGLAHSHVGWLFRNDPTPAERYAPDLLADRDIRAVSRAFPALCVLTLALPFGLGWAIGGSWAPATTALLWAGLVRIALLHHVTWSVNSLCHLVGERPFRTRRHDRATNLWPLALISFGESWHNLHHADPTSARHGVDRGQIDPSAAVIRLLEHVGWVRDVRWPTPDRIATRRT; the protein is encoded by the coding sequence ATGCACCCCAGTTCCTCCGTTGACCGCACCCAGACCAGGCCGCGAGACGCCGCGTCAACGGCATACGACGGATCGGCGCCCTTCCCTGCCGACGACGGCCCGGCGACGGCACGCAGCGGCGGCGAGCGGCTGTACGTGGCCATCACCGGCGCGATCGTCGCCCTCCCTTTCCTCGCACTCGGCCTCGCCGTCTGGCTGTTGTGGGGCAGCCTCATCCACCCCGCCGACGTCGCGCTCGCCCTCATCCTCTACACGGTCACGGGCCTGGGCATCACCGTCGGGTTCCACCGCGGCCTCACCCACGGCGGATACACCGCCGCACGCCCCGTGCGCATCGCGCTGGCCGTGGCCGGGTCGATGAGTTTCCAGGGGGACGTGATCGGCTGGGTCGCCACGCACCGACGCCACCACGCCTTCACCGACCGCCCCGGCGACCCCCACTCGCCCTACCGTTACGGCACCCACCTGCGCGGTCAGCTCCGCGGTCTTGCCCACTCCCATGTCGGCTGGCTGTTCCGCAACGACCCCACACCGGCCGAACGGTACGCGCCCGACCTGCTGGCCGACCGCGACATCCGCGCGGTCTCCCGCGCCTTCCCGGCCCTGTGCGTCCTCACGCTCGCCCTGCCCTTCGGCCTCGGGTGGGCCATCGGCGGCTCCTGGGCCCCCGCGACAACAGCCCTGCTGTGGGCGGGACTTGTGCGCATTGCCCTGCTCCACCACGTGACATGGAGCGTCAACTCCCTGTGCCACCTGGTCGGCGAGCGCCCCTTCCGCACCCGGCGCCACGACCGGGCCACCAACCTGTGGCCCCTGGCCCTGATCTCCTTCGGCGAAAGCTGGCACAACCTCCACCACGCAGACCCGACGAGCGCACGCCACGGCGTCGACCGCGGCCAGATCGACCCCTCCGCCGCCGTCATCCGTCTCCTCGAACACGTCGGCTGGGTACGGGACGTTCGCTGGCCCACCCCGGACCGCATCGCCACCCGGCGCACCTGA
- a CDS encoding DUF5994 family protein: protein MTIALGTPGLPLSRARLRLAPSDGGPHRIDGAWWPRTDDLTVELPDLLRGLPHAWSRIIHVTVNGTLWSAFPGRMLVANHVLHLHHSTSSHATPTACLLAPGMGRWDLVVVPPQTEEAEALHLMATAPPPPPLPQPQPQHDTASTAAGSMPMTP, encoded by the coding sequence ATGACCATCGCGCTCGGCACCCCCGGCCTGCCCCTGTCCCGCGCACGTCTGCGCCTGGCCCCGTCCGACGGCGGCCCGCACCGCATTGACGGCGCCTGGTGGCCCCGCACCGACGACCTGACCGTCGAACTGCCCGATCTGCTCCGTGGTTTGCCGCACGCCTGGTCGCGGATCATCCACGTCACGGTGAACGGCACCCTGTGGTCCGCCTTCCCCGGACGGATGCTCGTCGCCAACCACGTGCTGCATCTGCATCACTCGACCTCCTCGCACGCCACACCCACGGCCTGCCTGCTCGCACCCGGCATGGGCAGGTGGGACCTCGTGGTCGTACCTCCTCAAACCGAAGAGGCCGAGGCACTGCACCTGATGGCCACGGCCCCGCCGCCCCCGCCCCTGCCACAGCCACAGCCACAGCACGACACGGCGTCGACCGCCGCCGGCTCGATGCCTATGACGCCGTGA
- a CDS encoding SgcJ/EcaC family oxidoreductase codes for MNATSTAQSGRSERIERSERIEHTAQTGPAAQTEPARANVPAPAPALKSRRRRRIKIILGVTALTLVAAAGGAYLWLNAISDAKNLGVSDCNAVKPEVTATPSGAATADDQRALCHTLRSMKDAWARHDATAYGGHFTKDATYTSYVGTAYQGRHDITEGHRALFGGFLKGTKLSDSWLSIRFYGPDTAVATSRGDTYEDAEPKAADLSKTQTYTLVRQTDGTWRIAAFQNTKRQRVMERISFLFSPDTKPAAEK; via the coding sequence ATGAACGCCACCAGCACAGCACAGTCCGGGCGGTCCGAGCGGATCGAGCGGTCCGAGCGGATCGAGCACACCGCGCAGACCGGGCCCGCCGCGCAGACGGAGCCCGCCCGGGCCAACGTCCCGGCCCCCGCCCCGGCCCTGAAGAGCCGCCGTCGACGCCGGATCAAGATCATCCTGGGGGTCACCGCGCTGACGCTGGTCGCGGCCGCGGGGGGCGCGTATCTGTGGCTCAACGCCATCTCCGACGCCAAGAACCTCGGCGTGAGCGACTGCAACGCGGTCAAGCCCGAAGTCACCGCCACCCCGTCCGGCGCCGCCACCGCGGACGACCAACGGGCCCTCTGCCACACCCTGCGCTCGATGAAGGACGCGTGGGCCAGGCACGACGCCACCGCCTACGGCGGCCACTTCACCAAGGACGCCACGTACACCAGCTACGTAGGCACCGCCTACCAGGGCCGACACGACATCACCGAAGGCCACCGCGCCCTGTTCGGCGGATTCCTCAAGGGCACCAAACTCTCCGACTCCTGGCTCAGCATCCGCTTCTACGGCCCCGACACCGCCGTGGCCACCAGCCGCGGCGACACCTACGAGGACGCGGAGCCGAAGGCGGCCGACCTCTCCAAGACACAGACCTACACGCTGGTCCGCCAGACCGACGGCACCTGGCGGATCGCCGCCTTCCAGAACACCAAGCGCCAACGCGTCATGGAACGCATCTCGTTCCTGTTCTCCCCCGACACCAAGCCCGCAGCCGAGAAGTGA
- a CDS encoding MarR family winged helix-turn-helix transcriptional regulator, whose translation MSTPGMRPDAGQIYRQYLSAVLLHSHASARACGLGATDLYALNILQLTGAMTPGELATRTGLTTGPTTRLIDRLEQAGYVRRVPDPVDRRKVTVEPVGEPADLDHVMTPARQKIGKILGGYEPEQLNVLFDYFARATEAYQEAAEQLRDQ comes from the coding sequence ATGTCAACGCCGGGCATGCGCCCCGATGCGGGCCAGATCTACCGCCAGTACCTCAGTGCGGTGCTGCTCCACAGCCATGCGAGCGCCCGGGCCTGCGGGCTCGGCGCGACCGATTTGTACGCGCTGAACATCCTGCAGCTGACGGGCGCGATGACCCCGGGCGAACTGGCCACGCGCACCGGCCTGACGACCGGGCCGACCACCCGCCTGATCGACCGCCTGGAGCAGGCGGGCTACGTGCGCCGCGTCCCCGATCCCGTCGACCGGCGCAAGGTGACCGTCGAACCGGTCGGCGAACCCGCGGACCTCGACCACGTCATGACCCCCGCGCGACAGAAGATCGGCAAGATCCTCGGCGGGTACGAGCCGGAGCAACTCAACGTCCTCTTCGACTACTTCGCCCGCGCCACCGAGGCATACCAAGAAGCCGCCGAGCAGCTGCGCGATCAGTGA
- a CDS encoding DUF4345 domain-containing protein: MVRALRVFAWVMGAACVAIGLFHVIGGNAAIPGEADAGATLDSLGRFFGAIFAGYGLVWLWAARQDPVPAHVVRWLAAVFLLGGVGRLLSLAVHGWPHPFQVVLAVIELVLPPVWFWLADADERASSVRPTAPTP; encoded by the coding sequence ATGGTCAGAGCGCTGCGGGTGTTCGCTTGGGTGATGGGTGCCGCGTGTGTGGCGATCGGCCTGTTCCACGTGATCGGGGGCAATGCCGCGATTCCCGGCGAGGCCGACGCGGGCGCGACCCTCGACAGCCTGGGCCGGTTCTTCGGCGCGATCTTCGCCGGGTACGGGCTGGTCTGGCTGTGGGCGGCCCGGCAGGACCCCGTCCCGGCGCACGTGGTGCGGTGGCTCGCCGCGGTGTTCCTGCTGGGTGGCGTGGGGCGGCTGCTGTCCCTGGCCGTGCACGGGTGGCCGCACCCGTTCCAGGTGGTGCTGGCCGTGATCGAGCTGGTCCTGCCGCCGGTCTGGTTCTGGCTGGCGGATGCGGACGAGCGGGCTTCCTCCGTACGTCCGACGGCTCCCACGCCCTGA
- a CDS encoding TetR/AcrR family transcriptional regulator, with amino-acid sequence MPPRRRLSPADRRAHLLAVGARLFAAAPYDDVLMEDVAKEAGVSRALLYRHFPSKHALFAAVYQEASDRLLAATRFDPEATLVEQLAQGLDAHFDYFIANRHAVLAANRVLAGDPVIQTIMTDELDALRARLLGVLPLADERLHDAVSAVLKAWLVFVQVLCVDWLTRETCTRTELRDTCIGAVVGALRPLLPTDPAADWSRA; translated from the coding sequence GTGCCGCCCCGCCGACGCCTGTCTCCCGCCGACCGCCGCGCCCATCTGCTCGCCGTCGGCGCGCGGCTCTTCGCCGCCGCCCCGTACGACGACGTGCTGATGGAGGACGTGGCCAAGGAGGCCGGGGTGTCCCGCGCCCTGCTCTACCGGCACTTCCCCAGCAAGCACGCGCTCTTCGCGGCCGTGTACCAGGAGGCGTCCGACCGGCTCCTGGCGGCGACCCGGTTCGATCCGGAAGCCACCCTCGTCGAACAGCTCGCCCAGGGCCTGGACGCCCACTTCGACTACTTCATCGCGAACCGCCACGCCGTACTGGCCGCGAACCGGGTGCTTGCGGGTGACCCGGTCATCCAGACGATCATGACGGACGAACTCGACGCCCTGCGCGCACGCCTGCTCGGCGTGCTCCCGCTCGCCGACGAGCGCCTGCACGATGCCGTCTCCGCGGTGTTGAAGGCATGGCTGGTGTTCGTGCAAGTGCTGTGCGTGGACTGGCTCACCCGTGAGACCTGCACCCGCACCGAGCTGCGCGACACGTGCATCGGGGCCGTGGTGGGGGCGCTGCGCCCGCTGCTTCCCACGGACCCCGCGGCGGACTGGTCGCGCGCGTAA
- a CDS encoding helix-turn-helix domain-containing protein, which yields MDKKRLSEFLRARRALVRPEDHGMPAGTRRTPGLRREEVAVLAGVSTDYYVRLEQGRERNPSPQVLKALAAALLLEDEEAAYLRAIVDPPQRGLPPAAREYAGPQLVSLLDTWADTPALVYGRYLDLLAVNSLGEALFSWLGNETSLITAMFLNPAAQDFYRDWAVVAQGCVAALRAANPDPDDQRLRELVGELSVRDPDFARMWARHEVRAKTASAKRFRHPLVGDLTLDFETFSVNSAPGQHLVAYRAEPGSAAAESLALLGSLAVTELHAAQGTQAANGAHDAYDAHDAHDAHDEGKFLHDLA from the coding sequence ATGGACAAGAAGCGGCTGAGCGAATTCCTGCGGGCCCGGCGCGCGCTGGTGCGCCCCGAGGACCACGGCATGCCCGCGGGGACGCGCCGTACCCCTGGTCTGCGCAGGGAGGAGGTCGCCGTCCTCGCGGGGGTGAGCACCGACTACTACGTACGGCTGGAACAGGGACGCGAGCGCAACCCCTCGCCCCAGGTCCTCAAGGCACTGGCTGCCGCGCTCCTGCTGGAGGACGAGGAGGCCGCCTACCTGCGCGCCATCGTCGATCCGCCGCAGCGCGGGCTACCCCCGGCCGCCCGGGAGTACGCCGGGCCACAGCTGGTGTCCTTGCTGGACACCTGGGCCGACACACCGGCTCTGGTCTACGGCCGCTACCTCGACCTGCTGGCCGTCAACTCCCTCGGCGAGGCGCTGTTCTCCTGGCTCGGCAACGAGACGAGCCTGATCACGGCGATGTTCCTCAACCCCGCCGCACAGGACTTCTACCGTGACTGGGCCGTCGTGGCGCAGGGGTGCGTGGCCGCGCTGCGGGCCGCCAATCCCGACCCGGACGACCAGCGGCTGCGGGAACTGGTGGGCGAACTCTCCGTGCGCGACCCCGACTTCGCGCGCATGTGGGCGCGCCACGAGGTGCGGGCCAAGACCGCCTCGGCCAAACGCTTCCGTCACCCGTTGGTCGGCGACCTGACGCTCGACTTCGAGACCTTCTCCGTCAACAGCGCGCCCGGTCAGCACCTGGTGGCGTACCGGGCCGAGCCCGGCAGCGCCGCCGCCGAGTCGCTGGCCTTGCTGGGCAGCCTCGCCGTCACGGAACTCCACGCCGCGCAAGGCACTCAAGCCGCGAACGGCGCGCACGACGCGTACGACGCGCACGACGCGCACGACGCGCACGACGAAGGGAAATTCCTCCATGACCTCGCCTGA
- a CDS encoding oxidoreductase — translation MTSPDFSDSPDSPVWFITGCSSGLGRELARTVLERGWRAVVTARDPGRAADVVAGHEERALVLALDVTDAEQIADAVARAEAAFGRIDVLVNNAGYGYLAAVEEGEDDEIRALFDTNVHGLIDTTRAVLPGMRARRAGHVVTMSSLGGLVGFGATGYYHATKFAVEGLSESLAAEVAPLGIKVTIVEPAAFRTNWSGPSMRQSATAIDDYAATAGVRRASTLASYGHQPGDPARAARAVVDAVTAEHPPLRLLLGKVAYDVATAKLDSLRTGFEGWREVTLGVDFPTERTAS, via the coding sequence ATGACCTCGCCTGATTTCTCCGATTCGCCTGACTCCCCGGTCTGGTTCATCACCGGCTGCTCCTCCGGCCTCGGCCGGGAGCTGGCCCGCACCGTCCTCGAACGCGGCTGGCGGGCGGTGGTCACCGCCCGGGACCCCGGCAGAGCCGCCGACGTCGTCGCCGGGCACGAGGAACGCGCCCTCGTCCTGGCGCTGGACGTCACCGACGCCGAGCAGATCGCCGACGCGGTCGCCCGGGCAGAGGCCGCCTTCGGGCGGATCGACGTGCTGGTCAACAACGCCGGTTACGGGTACCTCGCCGCCGTCGAGGAAGGCGAGGACGACGAGATCCGCGCCCTGTTCGACACCAACGTCCACGGGCTGATCGACACCACCAGGGCCGTCCTGCCCGGCATGCGGGCCCGCCGCGCCGGCCACGTCGTCACCATGTCCTCCCTCGGCGGCCTGGTCGGCTTCGGCGCCACCGGCTACTACCACGCCACCAAGTTCGCCGTGGAAGGTCTCTCCGAGTCCCTCGCCGCCGAGGTCGCGCCGCTCGGCATCAAGGTCACGATCGTCGAACCCGCCGCGTTCCGCACCAACTGGTCCGGGCCCTCGATGCGCCAGTCGGCGACCGCCATCGACGACTACGCCGCGACCGCGGGCGTACGACGCGCGAGCACCCTGGCCAGCTACGGCCACCAGCCCGGTGACCCGGCACGCGCCGCCAGGGCGGTCGTCGACGCGGTCACGGCCGAGCACCCGCCGCTGCGCCTGCTGCTCGGCAAGGTCGCGTACGACGTCGCGACCGCCAAGCTCGACTCACTCAGGACCGGCTTCGAGGGCTGGCGGGAGGTCACCCTCGGCGTCGACTTCCCCACGGAGCGGACGGCGAGCTGA
- the arsM gene encoding arsenite methyltransferase, protein MSDQSTDLRETVRERYAAAAVQVAEGGTACCGPQAIEIDGSFGSTLYAADERDALPAEAVAASLGCGNPTAVADLHEGERVLDLGSGGGIDVLLSARRVGPSGKAYGLDMTEEMLALALANREKAGAGNVEFLKGTIEAIPLPASTIDVVISNCVINLSTDKPAVFAEMFRVLAPGGRIGISDVVADDHLAPAQRAERGDYVGCVAGALSFAEYREGLAAAGFTDIELTPTHGVADGMHSAVVRAAKPTKPTQAPASARRPLRGEVDAEGDLPPALEAGPE, encoded by the coding sequence ATGAGTGATCAGTCCACCGACCTGCGCGAGACCGTCCGAGAGCGCTACGCGGCCGCCGCCGTCCAGGTCGCCGAGGGCGGCACCGCGTGTTGCGGCCCGCAGGCCATCGAGATCGACGGCAGCTTCGGCTCCACGCTCTACGCGGCCGACGAGCGCGACGCCCTGCCCGCCGAGGCCGTCGCCGCCTCGCTGGGCTGCGGCAACCCCACCGCCGTCGCCGACCTCCACGAGGGCGAGCGCGTGCTCGATCTCGGCTCCGGCGGCGGCATCGACGTACTCCTGTCGGCTCGCCGGGTCGGGCCGAGCGGCAAGGCGTACGGCCTGGACATGACCGAGGAGATGCTCGCCCTGGCCCTGGCCAACCGCGAGAAGGCGGGCGCCGGGAACGTCGAGTTCCTCAAGGGCACCATCGAGGCCATCCCCCTCCCGGCGAGCACGATCGACGTCGTCATCTCCAACTGCGTCATCAACCTGTCCACCGACAAGCCCGCCGTCTTCGCCGAGATGTTCCGCGTCCTGGCCCCCGGCGGCCGCATCGGCATCTCCGACGTCGTCGCCGACGACCACCTCGCCCCGGCCCAGCGGGCGGAGCGCGGCGACTACGTCGGCTGCGTCGCGGGCGCCCTCTCCTTCGCCGAATACCGCGAGGGACTCGCGGCGGCGGGCTTCACGGACATCGAACTCACCCCCACCCACGGCGTCGCCGACGGCATGCACTCCGCCGTCGTCCGCGCCGCCAAGCCCACCAAGCCCACGCAGGCTCCTGCCTCAGCTCGCCGTCCGCTCCGTGGGGAAGTCGACGCCGAGGGTGACCTCCCGCCAGCCCTCGAAGCCGGTCCTGAGTGA
- a CDS encoding ArsR/SmtB family transcription factor produces the protein MSKQELVVLGQDQSGCCPALLTAPLDEGQAVELAKVFKALGDPVRLRLLSMIASREGGEICVCDLTPAFDLSQPTISHHLKLLRQAGLIDCERRGTWVYYRLLPETTDKLAAVLTRPGQPTATEAPS, from the coding sequence ATGTCGAAACAAGAGCTGGTCGTGCTCGGCCAGGACCAGAGCGGCTGCTGCCCCGCTCTGCTGACCGCACCGCTCGACGAGGGCCAGGCAGTCGAGCTGGCCAAGGTCTTCAAGGCGCTCGGTGACCCCGTCCGGCTCCGCCTGCTGTCGATGATCGCCTCGCGCGAGGGCGGCGAGATCTGCGTCTGCGACCTCACCCCTGCCTTCGACCTCTCCCAGCCGACCATCTCCCACCACCTCAAGCTGCTGCGCCAGGCCGGACTCATCGACTGCGAGCGGCGCGGCACCTGGGTCTACTACCGGCTCCTCCCGGAGACGACCGACAAACTCGCCGCTGTCCTGACCCGCCCCGGACAGCCCACGGCGACGGAGGCCCCCTCGTAA
- a CDS encoding PIG-L family deacetylase: protein MTDRPLTLMAVHAHPDDEATSTGGVLARYAAEGIRTVLVTCTDGGCGDGPGGVKPGEPGHDPAAVALMRRQELEASRDVLKISDLETLDYADSGMIGWPSNEAPGSFWQTPVAEGAARLAELMRHYRPDVVVTYDENGFYGHPDHIQAHRITMAALELTELTPKVYWTTMPRSMMQRFGETMREFQEEDMPEPDPAETAALAEIGLPDDEISTWVDTTAFSDQKFDSLAAHASQGENIFFLKMGKERFGELMGVETFVRVKGATGADPDAREDDLFAGLR from the coding sequence ATGACTGACCGGCCCTTGACGCTCATGGCAGTGCACGCCCACCCCGACGACGAGGCCACCAGTACCGGCGGAGTCCTCGCGCGGTACGCGGCGGAAGGCATCCGCACGGTTCTCGTGACCTGTACCGACGGCGGTTGCGGTGACGGGCCGGGGGGTGTCAAGCCGGGCGAGCCCGGGCACGATCCGGCGGCCGTCGCCCTGATGCGCCGCCAAGAACTCGAGGCGAGCCGTGACGTCCTGAAGATCAGCGATCTGGAGACGCTGGACTACGCCGACTCCGGGATGATCGGCTGGCCGAGCAACGAAGCCCCCGGATCCTTCTGGCAGACCCCCGTGGCGGAAGGCGCCGCCCGGCTCGCGGAGCTCATGCGGCACTACCGCCCCGACGTGGTCGTCACCTACGACGAGAACGGCTTCTACGGTCACCCCGACCACATCCAGGCCCACCGCATCACGATGGCGGCGCTTGAGCTGACCGAGCTGACGCCGAAGGTCTACTGGACGACGATGCCCCGCTCGATGATGCAGCGGTTCGGGGAGACCATGCGCGAGTTCCAGGAGGAGGACATGCCGGAGCCGGATCCCGCCGAGACCGCCGCGCTGGCCGAGATCGGGCTCCCCGACGACGAGATCAGCACGTGGGTGGACACCACCGCGTTCAGCGATCAGAAGTTCGACTCGCTGGCCGCGCACGCCAGTCAGGGCGAGAACATCTTCTTCCTCAAGATGGGCAAGGAGCGGTTCGGCGAGCTGATGGGCGTGGAGACCTTCGTACGGGTCAAGGGCGCCACCGGCGCCGACCCCGACGCACGCGAGGACGATCTCTTCGCCGGACTGCGCTGA
- a CDS encoding cation transporter produces MAETSVGPGQEPARRDVLARRIRLLVAATITYNVIEAVVAIAAGTLASSTALIGFGLDSVIEVSSAAAVAWQFSAPEHAVREAREKTTLRIIAVSFFALAAYVGVDSLRALTGPGEAERSVPGIVIAALSLAIMPFLSAAQRGAGRELGSASAVADSQQTLLCTYLSAVLLVGLVLNATLGWSFADPVAALVIAAVAVKEGRDAWQVKGCCAPTAAPAAVRVSAVRRRDRPRVRRGRRRWRP; encoded by the coding sequence GTGGCGGAGACGTCGGTGGGCCCGGGCCAGGAACCGGCCCGCCGTGACGTACTCGCGCGCCGAATAAGGCTGTTGGTCGCCGCGACCATCACCTACAACGTCATCGAGGCGGTCGTCGCGATCGCCGCGGGGACGCTCGCCTCCTCCACCGCGCTGATCGGCTTCGGCCTCGACTCGGTCATCGAGGTGTCCTCGGCGGCGGCGGTCGCCTGGCAGTTCTCCGCCCCCGAGCACGCCGTGCGCGAGGCTCGCGAGAAGACGACCCTGCGCATCATCGCCGTCTCCTTCTTCGCCCTCGCCGCGTACGTCGGCGTCGACTCGCTCCGAGCGCTGACCGGCCCGGGCGAGGCGGAACGGTCGGTGCCCGGCATCGTCATCGCGGCGCTGTCACTGGCGATCATGCCGTTCCTGTCCGCCGCCCAGCGCGGGGCCGGGCGCGAACTCGGCTCCGCCAGCGCGGTCGCCGACTCCCAGCAGACCCTGCTGTGCACCTACCTGTCCGCCGTACTCCTGGTCGGCCTGGTCCTCAACGCCACCCTCGGCTGGTCCTTCGCCGACCCCGTCGCCGCCCTGGTGATCGCCGCCGTCGCCGTCAAGGAAGGCCGGGACGCGTGGCAGGTGAAGGGGTGCTGCGCGCCGACGGCCGCGCCTGCGGCCGTGAGGGTCAGCGCAGTCCGGCGAAGAGATCGTCCTCGCGTGCGTCGGGGTCGGCGCCGGTGGCGCCCTTGA
- a CDS encoding ArsR/SmtB family transcription factor, producing the protein MLTVAPDTDIEVLARFGRALADPIRCRILLALREAPAHPADLAETLGISRTRLSNHLACLRDCGLVVGVPVGRRTRYELADQRLGRALDDLRAAVVAVEGDRTCPDAEAKGCC; encoded by the coding sequence GTGCTGACCGTCGCCCCTGACACTGACATCGAGGTGCTGGCCCGTTTCGGCCGCGCGCTCGCCGACCCGATCCGCTGCCGGATCCTGCTCGCCCTGCGCGAGGCACCGGCCCACCCCGCCGACCTGGCCGAGACGCTCGGGATCTCCCGGACCCGGCTGTCGAACCACCTGGCGTGCCTGCGCGACTGCGGCCTGGTCGTCGGGGTCCCGGTCGGGCGCCGTACCCGCTACGAGCTGGCCGACCAGCGGCTGGGGCGCGCGCTCGACGACCTGCGCGCCGCGGTGGTGGCGGTGGAGGGCGACCGCACCTGCCCGGACGCCGAGGCGAAGGGCTGCTGCTGA
- a CDS encoding TetR/AcrR family transcriptional regulator, with amino-acid sequence MPTSDGRPKEVPARGKRADAVRNQQVLLDAAGEVFVTSGIDAPIREIAAKAGVGLGTLYRHFPTRADLVTAVYRHQIEACAEAGPRLLAEADRPFDALRRWIDLFVDFLVTKHGLADALQSESDRFAALHTQFLDRLLPVCAELLDAAVGAGEIRSDVRPYELLRGIGNLCIGRDSDPRYDPRRLIEPLLQGLRQHAAPETRSGR; translated from the coding sequence GTGCCCACGTCGGACGGCCGGCCCAAGGAGGTGCCCGCCCGCGGCAAGCGGGCGGACGCGGTGCGCAATCAGCAGGTTCTGCTCGACGCCGCGGGGGAGGTGTTCGTGACCTCGGGGATCGACGCGCCGATCCGCGAGATCGCGGCCAAGGCGGGCGTCGGCCTCGGGACGCTCTACCGCCACTTCCCGACCCGGGCGGACCTCGTCACCGCCGTCTACCGCCACCAGATCGAGGCGTGCGCCGAGGCGGGCCCGAGGCTGCTGGCCGAAGCCGACCGGCCGTTCGACGCGCTACGGCGGTGGATCGACCTCTTCGTCGACTTCCTGGTCACCAAGCACGGACTCGCCGACGCCCTGCAGTCCGAAAGCGACCGCTTCGCCGCGCTGCACACCCAGTTCCTCGACCGGCTGCTGCCCGTCTGCGCCGAGCTGCTCGACGCGGCGGTCGGCGCGGGCGAGATCAGGTCGGACGTACGTCCCTATGAACTGCTGCGCGGCATCGGCAACCTCTGCATCGGACGGGACAGCGACCCCCGCTACGACCCCCGCCGGTTGATCGAGCCGCTCCTCCAGGGCCTGCGGCAGCACGCCGCGCCAGAAACCAGAAGTGGACGATAA
- a CDS encoding alpha/beta hydrolase family protein → MSESAYTESAYTADTTASAQVPVPVPVLSVSPVVLPAPGRAVDLQVRVSAPVTGSDLPVILLSHGLGPSNNLSSLNGYAPLAHYWAAHGFVVIQPTHLDSKTLDLDPDAPGAAPHWRTRAEDMTRVIDRLDAVEDAVPQLRGRIDRGRIAVAGHSMGGHTVSLLLGARLTDPADGAEVDLAEPRITAGVLLAAPGRGGAALTAFTAETYSFFLTSDFSKMTTPALVVAGDQDASAFLTVNGPDWHTDPYVLAPGPKSLLTLFDAGHGLGGISGYDVAETTDENPERVAAVGRLTCAYLRGELYPGDPAWRIARDALAAGPDPVGRVESK, encoded by the coding sequence ATGAGCGAATCCGCCTACACCGAATCCGCGTACACAGCCGACACCACTGCCTCAGCCCAGGTGCCGGTCCCGGTCCCGGTCCTCTCCGTCAGCCCGGTCGTGCTGCCCGCGCCCGGTCGCGCCGTGGACCTTCAGGTGCGGGTCTCCGCCCCGGTGACCGGGAGCGACCTGCCGGTCATCCTCCTCTCGCACGGCCTCGGCCCCTCGAACAACCTCTCCTCCCTGAACGGCTACGCCCCGCTCGCCCACTACTGGGCGGCGCACGGCTTCGTCGTGATCCAGCCCACCCACCTGGACTCCAAGACGCTGGACCTGGACCCCGACGCCCCGGGCGCCGCGCCGCACTGGCGCACCCGGGCCGAGGACATGACGCGCGTCATCGACCGGCTCGACGCGGTCGAGGACGCCGTCCCGCAACTCCGCGGCCGCATCGACCGCGGGCGGATCGCCGTGGCCGGGCACTCGATGGGCGGGCACACCGTGAGCCTGCTGCTCGGCGCCCGGCTCACCGATCCGGCCGACGGGGCGGAAGTGGACCTGGCGGAGCCCCGGATCACGGCGGGCGTGCTGCTCGCCGCGCCGGGGCGGGGCGGCGCCGCCCTCACCGCGTTCACGGCCGAGACCTACTCCTTCTTCCTGACCTCGGACTTCTCCAAGATGACGACGCCCGCGCTCGTGGTCGCGGGTGACCAGGACGCCTCCGCCTTCCTGACCGTCAACGGCCCGGACTGGCACACGGATCCCTACGTCCTTGCCCCGGGGCCCAAGTCCCTGCTCACGCTGTTCGACGCCGGGCACGGGCTCGGCGGGATCTCCGGATACGACGTCGCGGAGACCACCGACGAGAACCCCGAGCGAGTCGCCGCGGTCGGGCGGCTCACCTGCGCCTACCTGCGCGGCGAGCTCTACCCGGGAGATCCGGCCTGGCGGATCGCGCGGGACGCGCTGGCCGCGGGACCCGACCCGGTCGGCCGGGTCGAATCCAAGTAG